The following coding sequences are from one Culex quinquefasciatus strain JHB chromosome 1, VPISU_Cqui_1.0_pri_paternal, whole genome shotgun sequence window:
- the LOC119767634 gene encoding NFU1 iron-sulfur cluster scaffold homolog, mitochondrial-like produces MYRNTLKTVPTLRTLLYGTQKVVSQMPHKSFTSLQKSPLRHTVPAASFVPQRTMFIQTQDTPNPDSLKFLPGVSVLEKGQTMDFPTQASALCSPLAKLLFRIEGVRSVFFGPEFVTISKQEDAEWRLIKPEVFAVIMDFFASGLPVVTDAKPTGDTQINEDDDETVQMIKELLDTRIRPTVQEDGGDIIYMGYEDGVVKLKMQGSCSSCPSSIVTLKNGVQNMLQFYIPEVVSVEQVNDLRPVDEIAEKEFEKLESKMQQKEDK; encoded by the exons ATGTACAGAAATACTCTAAAAACAGTGCCCACCTTGCGTACCCTGCTGTACGGCACACAAAAAGtcgt ATCTCAAATGCCGCACAAGTCTTTCACGTCCCTGCAAAAATCTCCCCTCCGCCACACGGTCCCCGCGGCAAGCTTCGTCCCCCAGCGAACCATGTTTATCCAAACGCAGGACACCCCCAATCCAGACAGTCTCAAGTTCCTGCCGGGCGTCTCCGTGCTGGAGAAAGGTCAAACCATGGATTTCCCCACCCAGGCGTCGGCCCTGTGCAGTCCCCTGGCCAAGCTGCTGTTCCGCATCGAGGGCGTCCGGTCGGTGTTTTTCGGACCGGAGTTTGTGACCATCTCGAAGCAGGAGGACGCCGAGTGGCGGCTCATCAAGCCGGAGGTTTTCGCCGTCATTATGGACTTTTTCGCGTCCGGACTGCCGGTGGTGACCGATGCCAAGCCCACCGGGGACACGCAGATcaacgaggacgacgacgagacGGTGCAGATGATTAAGGAGCTGCTGGACACGCGGATCCGGCCGACGGTGCAGGAAGATGGTGGGGATATAATCTACATGGGCTACGAGGACGGCGTGGTGAAGCTGAAGATGCAGGGCTCGTGTTCTTCGTGTCCCAGTTCGATCGTAACGCTGAAGAACGGCGTGCAGAACATGCTGCAGTTTTACATCCCGGAGGTGGTTTCGGTGGAGCAGGTGAACGATCTGAGGCCGGTGGACGAGATTGCCGAGAAGGAGTTTGAGAAGCTGGAGAGCAAGATGCAGCAGAAGGAGGATAAGTAG
- the LOC119770670 gene encoding uncharacterized protein LOC119770670 has protein sequence MRILRTVTFFSFVCKLSPLQYFSSLRYFFHCRNRSSQQPSPQSTNNLCKKPSADLRSDPGIADKIIGCLGLGISPEVDPTWRICAGCAERVDAQHAFRTRALHCNSYVENGLEDKEDENMCRFCLKIPGGGGSVADEVQTVRDCLGVEIISWDTVTKICGDCVGGVGWISGGIFADGRAGEAGGLDGFVQDSSMADNGEKRGEKRKVTARSLPWIGSDHEYRNFDVLDETYEAIEVVFEEYTFDLRLVLSDESSLWHCVQCKLRGCRVKLKIDAKGMLATFGGSIDKNNHMNELDKLMECPEGKGMVQFDGKKMTTR, from the exons ATGAGGATT TtgagaactgtcacttttttttccttcgtTTGCAAACTGTCACCGCTCCAATATTTTTCGAGCTTGaggtatttttttcactgtcgGAACCGATCCTCGCAACAACCTTCCCCGCAATCCACCAACAATCTGTGCAAGAAGCCCAGTGCGGATCTGCGCTCCGACCCAGGAATTGCCGACAAGATCATCGGCTGCCTCGGACTTGGA ATTTCACCGGAGGTCGATCCGACGTGGCGGATTTGCGCCGGCTGTGCCGAACGCGTCGACGCGCAGCATGCCTTCCGGACGCGAGCCCTGCACTGCAATAGTTACGTCGAGAACGGGCTGGAGGACAAGGAAGACGAGAACATGTGCCGGTTCTGCTTGAAGATTCCGGGCGGCGGCGGGAGCGTGGCGGATGAGGTGCAAACGGTGCGGGATTGTTTAGGGGTTGAGATCATCAGCTGGGATACGGTGACGAAGATTTGTGGGGATTGTGTGGGCGGTGTTGGCTGGATTTCGGGCGGAATTTTCGCCGACGGCCGTGCCGGTGAAGCTGGAGGACTTGACGGATTCGTACAGGACAGTTCGATGGCGGATAACGGGGAGAAGCGAGGGGAAAAGCGGAAGGTCACGGCACGGTCGCTGCCGTGGATTGGAAGTGACCACGAGTATCGTAACTTTGACGTGCTGGATGAAACGTACGAGGCGATTGAGGTGGTCTTTGAGGAATATACGTTCGATCTTCGGTTGGTCTTGTCGGACGAGAGTTCGCTGTGGCATTGTGTTCAGTGCAAGCTGCGAGGTTGTCGCGTGAAGCTGAAGATTGATGCGAAAGGAATGTTGGCCACCTTCGGGGGATCAATCGACAAGAACAACCACATGAACGAGCTGGACAAGCTGATGGAGTGTCCGGAGGGGAAAGGGATGGTTCAGTTTGACGGTAAGAAGATGACCACGCGTTGA
- the LOC6042862 gene encoding 26S proteasome regulatory subunit 6A-A, whose translation MEIRKEETEDDRAVVVLDYQRKGKRPVIKTTTRQTYFLLAIGLTLPAEYYARVKAKEVDERPTEHYSGFDGLDKQIQELIEAVVLPMTHKDMFKNLGIHPPKGVLHSTFLKLAGLQLVQMFIGDRAKLVRDAFALAKEKSPAITSCTRLHCRRI comes from the exons ATGGAGATTAGGAAGGAG GAGACGGAGGACGACCGTGCGGTGGTGGTGTTGGACTACCAGCGGAAGGGCAAGCGCCCCGTCATCAAGACTACGACACGACAGACGTACTTTTTGCTCGCGATTGGCCTG ACACTTCCGGCCGAGTATTACGCGCGCGTCAAGGCGAAAGAGGTGGACGAACGGCCCACTGAGCACTACTCGGGCTTTGACGGGTTGGACAAACAAATCCAGGAACTAATTGAGGCCGTCGTGCTGCCGATGACGCACAAGGACATGTTCAAGAACCTGGGAATTCATCCGCCGAAGGGAGTGCTGCAC TCGACCTTCCTGAAGCTGGCCGGCCTGCAGCTAGTGCAGATGTTCATCGGAGACAGGGCCAAGCTCGTCCGGGACGCGTTTGCACTAGCCAAGGAAAAGTCGCCGGCGATTACTTCCTGCACGCGTCTACACTGCAGACGCATCTAG